Proteins found in one Helicobacter sp. MIT 21-1697 genomic segment:
- the dnaN gene encoding DNA polymerase III subunit beta: protein MKISLPKSALETILTNCQNFLDKRDRSQITSHIYFETQDDKLLLKATDYEIWLESYINVPCQAQGNATANGKQILDIIKRLKDDNVTIETKQDSLHISQGKARTKLPMFNADEFPKFPEYDVNAQINIESDKFLSSIKKINPAVDTNNPKYELNGSLLDIKDYSFNFVATDTRRLALIEYKSQSINALSLVIPKKAINEIQKLFVDTLEIYHNPTHLILKNNDYTFYTKLISGKYPDYEKIIPKEFKHKITLPKDKFVDALQFVKSLANNIKIILTPNEVLFESLNEESGEASTQIEVQTNIENLTLGINSKYILDFLSQIDANEFTLCINEPNTPFVVMSENFSTVIMPVIL from the coding sequence ATGAAAATCTCACTTCCAAAAAGCGCACTAGAAACAATCCTCACAAACTGCCAAAATTTCCTTGACAAAAGAGACAGGTCGCAAATCACCTCTCATATCTACTTTGAAACACAAGATGATAAACTTCTCCTCAAAGCCACAGATTATGAAATTTGGCTTGAATCTTACATTAATGTCCCCTGCCAAGCACAAGGAAATGCAACAGCCAATGGAAAACAGATTCTTGATATTATTAAACGTCTCAAAGATGATAATGTTACCATTGAAACAAAACAAGATTCTCTGCACATATCTCAAGGAAAAGCACGTACAAAACTCCCTATGTTTAACGCTGATGAGTTTCCAAAATTTCCAGAATACGATGTAAATGCACAGATTAATATAGAATCTGATAAATTCTTAAGTTCCATTAAAAAAATCAATCCAGCTGTGGATACAAACAATCCAAAATATGAACTCAATGGTTCTTTGCTTGATATTAAAGATTATAGTTTTAATTTCGTAGCTACTGACACAAGACGCCTTGCACTCATTGAATACAAAAGCCAATCTATTAACGCTCTCTCTCTTGTGATACCCAAAAAAGCGATCAATGAGATTCAAAAGCTCTTTGTAGATACACTTGAAATTTATCATAACCCTACACATTTGATTCTTAAAAACAATGATTATACTTTCTATACAAAGCTTATTAGTGGCAAATATCCAGATTATGAAAAAATCATTCCCAAAGAATTTAAACACAAAATCACTCTTCCCAAAGATAAATTTGTTGATGCTTTACAATTTGTTAAATCACTTGCAAATAATATCAAAATCATTCTTACACCAAATGAAGTGCTTTTTGAGTCTCTTAATGAAGAAAGTGGTGAAGCTTCTACACAAATTGAAGTGCAAACAAACATTGAGAATCTCACACTTGGCATTAATTCTAAATATATTTTAGATTTTCTCTCACAAATTGATGCTAATGAATTTACACTTTGTATCAATGAGCCAAACACTCCATTTGTCGTAATGAGTGAAAATTTTTCAACCGTTATTATGCCTGTGATTCTCTAA
- a CDS encoding MlaE family ABC transporter permease, whose protein sequence is MDFRVSFQGDRTFIELQGRCDYSLSKKQREALSEAIISQNKLSIDFKRVTKADFVFCAFIYELITDKDAQIIGANTRTNEIFQTLCSSLPKENEENVIHTTLSLKISQWFLIPLGKRIEQFFESFLNFLNFCGMCLWYFFLALLSPRRFKCGSIFYHMNEAGFKALPVALLTAFIVSYAIALQGVLQLEKMGVPLMSVEIVAKLSLREMGPFILAIVVAGRSSSAFSAQIGVMNLTEESDALKTMNLSLFDYLVLPRVLALIIVMPLLVFLADSVSLLAAMLAVEMQTGINFVQYLERFYEYVGINHFLVGMIKAPFFGAAIALVGCFRGLYVKGDTESVGIETTKSVVNALFWVILINAIFSVITTRLDI, encoded by the coding sequence ATGGATTTTAGAGTTAGTTTTCAAGGAGATAGAACATTTATAGAACTTCAGGGTAGATGTGATTATTCATTATCTAAGAAGCAACGCGAAGCTTTAAGTGAAGCTATTATTTCTCAAAATAAATTGAGTATTGATTTTAAACGAGTTACAAAAGCAGATTTTGTTTTTTGTGCGTTTATTTATGAACTTATAACAGATAAAGATGCACAAATTATAGGTGCGAATACCCGAACAAATGAGATTTTTCAGACTCTTTGTTCTTCATTACCAAAAGAAAATGAGGAAAATGTCATTCATACTACTTTATCTTTAAAGATTTCACAATGGTTTTTAATTCCTCTAGGAAAGCGTATAGAGCAGTTTTTTGAGAGTTTTTTAAATTTTTTAAACTTTTGTGGTATGTGTTTATGGTATTTTTTTCTTGCGCTTCTCTCACCACGCCGTTTTAAGTGTGGTTCTATATTTTATCATATGAACGAGGCTGGATTCAAGGCTTTGCCTGTTGCTTTGCTTACTGCTTTTATTGTAAGTTATGCGATTGCTTTACAGGGAGTTTTGCAATTAGAAAAAATGGGTGTACCTTTAATGAGTGTGGAGATAGTGGCAAAGCTCTCTTTGCGTGAAATGGGACCTTTTATTTTAGCTATTGTGGTTGCTGGGCGAAGTTCATCGGCTTTTAGTGCTCAGATTGGCGTAATGAATCTTACAGAAGAAAGTGATGCACTTAAAACAATGAATCTAAGTCTTTTTGATTATCTTGTCTTACCACGTGTTTTAGCACTTATTATTGTAATGCCTTTATTAGTGTTTTTGGCTGATAGTGTGAGTTTGCTTGCAGCAATGCTTGCAGTAGAAATGCAAACAGGCATTAATTTTGTGCAATATTTGGAGAGATTTTATGAATATGTGGGTATTAATCATTTTTTAGTAGGAATGATAAAAGCACCATTTTTTGGAGCAGCTATTGCTCTTGTGGGTTGTTTTCGTGGATTGTATGTCAAAGGAGATACAGAATCTGTAGGAATTGAAACGACAAAAAGCGTAGTCAATGCTCTTTTTTGGGTGATTTTAATCAATGCAATATTTTCAGTTATTACAACAAGGCTTGATATATGA
- a CDS encoding ABC transporter ATP-binding protein, protein MSIIKVRELYTQYGDVIIHNGISFDVKRSEIFGILGGSGSGKSTLLKNMLFLEKPTSGKIEFFGEDIWALPEDKRGRILNRCGVMFQFGALFSSMNVLDNVAFLLTQKSHYDTRTIEHLSRMWLDLVGLDSKVAYKYPYELSGGMKKRVALARALALSPDILFLDEPTSGLDLQSSERFDSLIIKLKEILKITIVMVTHDLDSIKDSVDRLILLEDKHIVFEGTLSELYHQKQQGHAHAKIFSGQRGKRFWQSFEQTKGDNKWNAI, encoded by the coding sequence ATGAGTATTATTAAAGTGCGTGAGCTTTATACACAATATGGTGATGTTATTATTCACAATGGGATTAGTTTTGATGTGAAAAGAAGTGAAATTTTTGGTATTCTAGGTGGCAGTGGTAGCGGCAAGAGCACATTACTCAAAAATATGCTTTTTTTAGAAAAGCCTACCTCTGGGAAAATAGAATTTTTTGGAGAAGATATTTGGGCATTGCCTGAAGATAAACGAGGGAGGATTCTTAATCGTTGTGGTGTGATGTTTCAATTTGGAGCATTGTTTTCATCAATGAATGTGCTTGATAATGTTGCTTTTTTACTCACACAAAAGAGTCATTATGATACACGCACTATTGAGCATTTATCAAGAATGTGGCTTGATTTGGTGGGATTAGATTCTAAAGTCGCGTATAAATATCCTTATGAACTCTCTGGTGGTATGAAAAAGCGCGTAGCACTTGCACGAGCTTTAGCACTTAGTCCTGATATTTTATTTTTAGATGAACCTACAAGCGGTCTTGATTTACAGAGTTCGGAACGATTTGATAGTTTGATTATTAAGCTTAAAGAAATATTGAAAATTACGATTGTAATGGTAACACACGATTTAGATTCTATTAAAGATAGCGTAGATAGATTGATTTTGCTTGAAGATAAGCATATTGTATTTGAGGGCACATTATCAGAGCTTTATCATCAAAAGCAGCAAGGACACGCTCACGCCAAAATCTTTTCAGGGCAGCGAGGGAAAAGATTTTGGCAAAGTTTTGAACAAACAAAAGGAGATAATAAATGGAACGCAATATAA
- a CDS encoding MlaD family protein, which produces MERNIKYVWIGTLFFIILILMVAFILWLNRFEIDSTRYTHYYAYSSDEVSGIGANTPIKYKGISVGRVQSINFKDIKEGIIEVQMLIDSQLYVRENAKVVISSQGLAGANYLSLIQGNGGEVLQKNTEGKKVLELDKGSIEKIMSKASELSDDMASLLKNLNNGLNEENLREINMMIKELRSSTQNLQSISVQINNNMQRGEYNLREILTPTLFQFQRSLQDMSKFFNHASQFMDKMDKDPYNSLFGKQNQSSQKDKK; this is translated from the coding sequence ATGGAACGCAATATAAAATATGTGTGGATTGGCACTCTCTTTTTTATTATTCTGATATTAATGGTTGCTTTTATATTATGGCTTAATCGTTTTGAAATAGATTCTACACGATATACACATTATTACGCATATAGTTCTGATGAAGTAAGTGGCATAGGTGCAAATACGCCTATAAAATATAAAGGTATCAGCGTAGGACGGGTTCAATCTATAAACTTTAAGGATATTAAAGAGGGCATAATAGAAGTTCAAATGCTTATAGATTCTCAACTTTATGTGCGCGAAAATGCTAAAGTTGTCATTAGTTCTCAAGGATTAGCAGGAGCGAATTATCTTTCACTTATTCAAGGTAATGGAGGGGAAGTACTCCAAAAAAATACTGAAGGTAAAAAGGTGCTTGAACTTGATAAGGGAAGTATTGAAAAGATTATGAGTAAAGCAAGTGAGTTAAGCGATGATATGGCATCTTTGCTCAAAAATCTTAATAATGGTTTGAATGAAGAAAATCTCCGAGAAATTAATATGATGATTAAAGAATTACGTTCTTCTACACAGAATCTTCAAAGCATAAGTGTGCAGATAAATAACAATATGCAAAGAGGTGAATATAATTTGCGTGAGATTCTCACACCTACACTTTTTCAATTTCAAAGGAGCTTGCAAGATATGAGTAAATTTTTTAATCACGCTTCACAATTTATGGATAAAATGGACAAAGACCCTTATAACAGCCTCTTTGGGAAGCAAAATCAATCCTCTCAAAAGGATAAAAAATGA
- the thyX gene encoding FAD-dependent thymidylate synthase, which produces MEESRSCNIAITLLHYTPLHICSNAIRTCWQSFDKGDNGGEKDIELIDRVGNKFKHASTLEHLYYNFYIKGISRACLQELARHRLASYSVKSSRYTLKELKNLPSFLPINEENLARAEQFVVFTHNKEVDIASLKALENLREILCKNISNDIAKFAMPESYRTELSFSINARSLQNFLSLRTSKSALWEIRALALSIFNALPEEHRFIFQDCVPES; this is translated from the coding sequence ATGGAAGAATCTCGCTCGTGTAATATTGCTATCACTCTTTTGCATTATACGCCACTGCATATTTGTAGTAATGCTATTCGCACCTGTTGGCAGAGCTTTGATAAAGGCGATAATGGTGGAGAAAAAGATATTGAACTTATTGATAGAGTGGGCAATAAATTTAAGCACGCTAGCACTTTAGAACATTTGTATTATAATTTTTATATCAAAGGTATTTCACGAGCGTGCTTGCAAGAGCTTGCGCGTCATCGTCTTGCAAGTTATAGCGTAAAATCATCGCGCTATACGCTTAAAGAACTCAAAAATCTTCCTAGTTTTTTGCCAATAAATGAAGAGAATCTCGCTCGTGCAGAGCAGTTTGTTGTTTTTACACATAATAAAGAGGTGGATATTGCCTCGCTTAAGGCGCTTGAGAATCTACGCGAGATTTTATGCAAGAACATAAGTAACGATATTGCCAAATTTGCTATGCCAGAATCTTACCGCACAGAACTAAGTTTTAGCATTAATGCGCGAAGTTTGCAAAATTTCCTTTCTTTGCGCACTTCTAAATCTGCGCTTTGGGAGATTCGTGCTTTAGCTCTTAGCATATTTAATGCATTGCCCGAAGAACATCGCTTTATTTTTCAAGATTGTGTGCCCGAATCTTAA
- a CDS encoding DUF354 domain-containing protein yields the protein MIWLDIIDPKYVLFFKSLLSQLKALDSVIVTTRKSANYDECARLLELFNIQSYAIGGYGGASKLGKFQSRLERQIGFLELFNTLGEMPRIFITGASVDGVQCAFGLGIPVVHFADTPVAGERFCLKDLTILSRLTLPLSALVFRPFVVPEICYTSLGLQPSQVKAYNFIDVALWLQDVPLSFSRDCKERAAFCTHLGLDENLPIILVREEEYKAHYVKQKLPIIYQSVMLLAQSGKVNVLLMPRYGEQELESLFGKDKYVKILKQKLEPKAFYPFIDMLLGGGGTMNLEACYLGIPVISTRSLLLFHDRFLLKHKLMYHAKSVEEVMRCVDEILSSRTPPCKRDDLFAPNGADFSTILPHIKSLMCHS from the coding sequence ATGATTTGGCTTGATATTATTGATCCAAAATATGTGCTGTTTTTTAAATCACTCCTCTCACAGCTTAAGGCATTAGATTCTGTCATTGTAACCACGCGCAAAAGCGCAAATTATGATGAGTGTGCAAGGCTTTTGGAGCTTTTTAATATACAATCGTATGCTATTGGCGGATATGGTGGGGCAAGCAAACTAGGAAAGTTTCAATCGCGTTTAGAGCGACAAATAGGTTTTTTGGAGCTTTTTAATACACTTGGAGAGATGCCTCGTATTTTTATTACAGGTGCAAGTGTTGATGGTGTGCAGTGCGCTTTTGGCTTGGGCATACCTGTGGTGCATTTTGCTGATACTCCTGTGGCAGGAGAGCGTTTTTGCCTTAAAGACTTAACAATTCTCTCTCGCCTTACCTTACCGCTCTCTGCACTTGTATTTCGTCCTTTTGTTGTGCCAGAAATATGTTATACAAGTTTGGGCTTACAACCCAGCCAAGTTAAAGCCTATAATTTTATTGATGTCGCTTTATGGTTACAAGATGTGCCACTCTCATTTTCACGAGATTGCAAAGAGAGGGCAGCATTTTGCACACATTTGGGATTAGATGAGAATTTACCCATCATTCTTGTGCGTGAGGAGGAATACAAAGCGCATTATGTGAAGCAAAAGCTACCCATTATTTATCAGAGTGTTATGCTCTTGGCACAAAGTGGTAAGGTAAATGTGCTCTTAATGCCTCGCTATGGAGAGCAGGAGTTAGAATCTCTTTTTGGCAAGGATAAATATGTGAAGATTCTTAAGCAAAAACTTGAACCCAAAGCATTTTACCCTTTTATAGATATGCTTCTTGGCGGAGGCGGAACAATGAATCTTGAAGCGTGTTATTTGGGCATACCCGTGATTTCAACGCGCTCACTTTTGCTTTTTCACGATAGATTTTTGCTTAAACATAAGCTTATGTATCACGCCAAAAGTGTGGAAGAAGTGATGAGATGTGTAGATGAAATACTTTCCTCTCGCACACCCCCTTGCAAAAGAGATGATTTATTTGCGCCAAATGGTGCAGATTTTAGCACGATTTTGCCTCATATTAAATCTCTTATGTGCCACTCATAG
- a CDS encoding type II secretion system F family protein, whose translation MKKLPQKYLIKGIKDNKHIQITLFATSYESAKELSLHKHNVYPIEIKALSGFEFLHLQILHLDNKITKQDISALFLQISIMLCASLPILEVIEVCAKNTKKIALKRILLEIAYRLNLGQKLSVAFKEHKDIFGDMTWSMLALGEKSGELGEIFKMLSAHLAREHKNKSKVKRALFYPLLVLISIISAFVGIVMFVLPEFLVMFEELSVNLPIYTRILIYMQSFFEHFGLIFILGIALIALGFQRLYKHSFNFKHKIHALLLHLPFVGEIMKLNFFYQYTFTLFLQLKSATPLDLALSLSNDALSNLALKAQFNKVLEYVKNGKSLSLALIQEEMLDEISLALLAAGEQSGKLPEMLEVCAKRFEEVAQEKIDFLISLIEPILSLCMGVLLLFLALGVFVPMWDMSANAMSGT comes from the coding sequence ATGAAAAAATTACCACAAAAATATCTTATTAAGGGTATTAAGGACAACAAACACATTCAAATAACACTTTTTGCAACTTCATACGAAAGTGCCAAAGAGCTCAGTTTGCATAAGCATAATGTTTATCCTATTGAAATTAAAGCCTTAAGTGGTTTTGAATTTTTGCACCTACAAATCCTACACCTTGATAACAAAATCACAAAACAAGATATAAGCGCACTTTTCTTACAAATCTCTATTATGCTTTGTGCCTCATTGCCAATCCTTGAAGTCATTGAAGTATGTGCCAAAAATACCAAAAAAATAGCCTTAAAGCGAATTTTACTTGAAATCGCCTATCGTCTGAATCTTGGACAAAAACTCTCTGTCGCTTTTAAAGAGCATAAGGACATTTTTGGCGATATGACTTGGAGTATGCTAGCACTTGGAGAAAAAAGCGGGGAGCTTGGCGAGATTTTTAAGATGTTAAGCGCTCATCTTGCAAGAGAACATAAAAACAAAAGCAAGGTTAAGCGCGCACTCTTTTATCCTTTACTTGTGCTTATAAGCATTATTAGCGCATTTGTTGGGATTGTAATGTTTGTGCTACCTGAATTTTTGGTAATGTTTGAAGAATTAAGTGTGAATCTCCCTATTTATACGCGCATTCTTATTTATATGCAGTCTTTTTTTGAGCATTTTGGGCTTATTTTTATTCTTGGGATTGCGCTTATAGCTCTTGGATTCCAAAGATTATATAAACATTCCTTCAACTTCAAGCACAAAATACACGCCTTGCTTTTGCATCTGCCATTTGTTGGCGAGATTATGAAGCTTAATTTTTTTTATCAATACACTTTTACACTTTTTTTGCAACTCAAGTCCGCTACACCACTTGATTTGGCTCTCTCCCTTAGTAATGATGCACTTAGTAATCTCGCACTCAAAGCACAATTTAACAAAGTGCTTGAATATGTTAAAAATGGCAAAAGCCTCTCTTTGGCACTTATACAAGAAGAAATGCTTGATGAAATTTCTTTAGCACTTCTTGCTGCCGGAGAGCAAAGCGGCAAACTCCCTGAAATGCTTGAAGTATGTGCAAAACGATTTGAGGAAGTTGCCCAAGAAAAAATAGATTTTCTTATCTCGCTTATTGAGCCAATTTTAAGCCTCTGTATGGGGGTGTTGCTTTTATTTTTAGCCTTGGGTGTGTTTGTGCCTATGTGGGATATGAGTGCAAATGCTATGAGTGGCACATAA
- a CDS encoding GspE/PulE family protein: protein MRSKVYVQFPPVNLLEHTLCSWCLNALEYKFILKHQCLIFFADSQNVHIALKNTQAPLELIRAHISHLYPHLNIQFFCATNEAFDIQARHIRIFQHFCTLKNALLAQHKNPQNTNENQDISVVQLLDFILQTCIEEGASDIHFECQNVVQDSPIYKYTQDKHKARVRIRVDGMLRERFSLESDVFEALSSRLKLECELDITQIRQSQDGRFSREFGAQSYDFRLSVLPAFGGESIVIRILNKNTQTITLQSLGFNCAHLDIIKRNIIAPYGIILLTGPTGSGKSTTLYAILESIKSPTKKIITLEDPIEYQMELVTQVIVNEKHNFGFAKALRALLRHDPDVLMVGEIRDEQSLEIALRASLTGHLVLSTLHANDSLGVVERLLDMGAQNYLLASSLRLIISQRLVRKLCPHCKTPLSLQDMKQTLIKYNLQHFNDKIKNGVFFAPRGCGYCNMQGFSGRVLIAECLENADILCSYIKSPHNKAQMLQSLQEKGFESMFENGLKIVSEGLSSFEEVYRVCKI, encoded by the coding sequence ATGCGTTCCAAAGTATATGTGCAATTCCCGCCTGTAAATCTCCTTGAACATACCCTTTGTTCTTGGTGCCTAAACGCTCTTGAATATAAATTTATCCTCAAGCACCAATGTTTAATCTTTTTTGCAGATTCCCAAAATGTGCATATTGCACTCAAAAATACACAAGCACCACTTGAACTTATACGAGCCCACATCTCGCATCTTTATCCACATTTAAATATACAATTTTTCTGCGCCACAAATGAAGCTTTTGATATACAAGCGCGTCATATACGCATATTTCAACATTTTTGCACACTTAAAAATGCGCTTTTAGCCCAACACAAAAACCCACAAAATACAAATGAAAACCAAGATATAAGTGTTGTGCAACTCCTTGATTTTATCTTACAAACTTGCATTGAAGAGGGTGCGAGCGATATACATTTTGAATGTCAAAATGTTGTGCAAGATTCTCCAATCTATAAATATACACAAGATAAGCATAAAGCAAGGGTGCGAATACGCGTAGATGGTATGCTAAGAGAACGCTTTAGTCTAGAATCAGATGTATTTGAAGCTCTTAGCTCTCGCTTAAAGCTTGAATGTGAGCTTGATATTACCCAAATACGACAAAGTCAAGATGGACGCTTTAGTCGTGAATTTGGTGCGCAATCTTATGATTTTCGTCTCTCTGTCCTCCCCGCTTTTGGTGGAGAATCTATTGTCATTAGAATCCTTAACAAAAATACACAAACAATCACTCTCCAATCACTTGGTTTTAATTGCGCACATTTAGATATAATAAAGCGCAATATTATCGCCCCCTATGGTATTATTCTGCTTACAGGACCCACAGGAAGCGGTAAATCTACTACGCTTTATGCCATATTAGAATCTATAAAGTCTCCGACTAAAAAAATCATCACTCTTGAAGACCCTATTGAGTATCAAATGGAGCTTGTAACCCAAGTAATTGTTAATGAAAAACATAATTTTGGCTTTGCAAAAGCTTTAAGGGCGCTACTGCGACACGACCCTGATGTATTAATGGTGGGAGAAATACGCGATGAGCAAAGCCTTGAAATTGCACTAAGAGCTTCTTTAACTGGGCATTTGGTGCTTTCAACACTTCACGCCAATGATTCTTTGGGCGTAGTGGAACGTTTGCTTGATATGGGAGCACAAAATTATCTACTCGCCTCAAGTCTCCGTTTAATTATTTCTCAAAGACTTGTAAGAAAACTCTGCCCACATTGCAAAACCCCTCTTTCCCTGCAAGATATGAAACAAACGCTTATAAAATACAATCTGCAACATTTTAACGATAAAATAAAAAATGGTGTGTTTTTTGCTCCTCGTGGCTGTGGATATTGCAATATGCAAGGATTTAGTGGGCGTGTACTCATTGCTGAATGCCTTGAAAATGCTGATATACTCTGCTCTTATATCAAATCGCCCCACAATAAAGCTCAAATGCTACAATCCCTACAAGAAAAAGGATTTGAAAGTATGTTTGAAAATGGATTGAAGATTGTAAGTGAGGGCTTAAGTTCTTTTGAAGAAGTGTATAGGGTATGCAAAATATGA
- the mshL gene encoding pilus (MSHA type) biogenesis protein MshL, with amino-acid sequence MKRNVLSISLYLYLVPLIDFACDTPINIRSSSNAPLSKIIEEIATQCHLSVIYLQENTKTMLDNKKTSIHIANKSLKNVLDSLVVGNDFHYTLQKDTLKIGFLLTKTFEISYIATTRVGSSNTDIIFSQDNQVQSLYNTTHSAPLAFSNFEMQSQAHKMAMDKATSNNPSIGKSGTKIYSIDEIDFWGELQNEIAGVAYAPGDVYQPQIAELKGKNKDIIINKAAGLLTITASPLQIKRVERYIAQLNDKIQKQVLIDVHILNVQHTDNQTYGIDWNEFYKLGNLMTLPAENQNASSGSINSSGGSFAINVFSQGVNMNRIIEFLQTYGKVQSISNPKVLTLNNQPAIISVGSVLRYSQNTTYQTTTQGTSVQNNSQAFPSVFAGILLDVTPSIKDDKIILKINPSITKTKDISIENQTIALNAPPNLSTKQLSSLVQVKDGEQIVLGGLIDKTEGQTTRKVPILGDIPFIKYFFSYKQNIKETQEMVIVIAPHIVRLDANKIPANQKVEQTQETDFTDNKNIPNSQNTPLPTETPKEQ; translated from the coding sequence ATGAAGCGAAATGTATTGTCTATAAGTTTGTATCTTTATCTCGTGCCACTGATTGATTTTGCGTGCGATACGCCTATTAACATTCGCTCAAGCAGCAATGCTCCTTTAAGTAAAATCATTGAAGAAATTGCCACACAATGCCACCTTAGTGTCATATATCTGCAAGAAAATACCAAAACAATGCTTGATAACAAAAAAACATCTATTCATATTGCAAACAAATCTCTTAAAAATGTCCTTGATAGCCTTGTTGTAGGAAATGATTTTCACTATACCTTGCAGAAAGACACACTGAAAATTGGCTTTTTACTCACTAAAACCTTTGAAATTAGCTATATTGCTACTACTCGTGTAGGCTCAAGCAATACCGATATTATTTTCTCACAAGATAACCAAGTCCAATCTCTTTACAATACCACTCACTCTGCGCCTCTTGCATTTTCAAATTTTGAAATGCAATCTCAAGCGCACAAAATGGCAATGGATAAAGCCACTTCAAACAATCCTAGCATTGGCAAAAGCGGCACAAAAATTTATAGTATTGATGAAATTGATTTTTGGGGTGAGCTACAAAATGAAATTGCGGGGGTTGCTTATGCTCCCGGTGATGTATATCAGCCGCAAATAGCGGAATTAAAAGGGAAAAACAAAGATATTATCATCAATAAAGCTGCAGGATTGCTTACAATCACAGCTTCTCCACTGCAAATAAAACGTGTTGAGCGTTATATAGCGCAACTTAATGATAAGATTCAAAAACAAGTGCTTATTGATGTGCATATTCTTAATGTCCAACACACAGATAATCAAACCTATGGTATTGATTGGAATGAATTTTATAAACTTGGCAATCTTATGACTCTCCCCGCAGAAAATCAAAATGCAAGTAGCGGGAGTATAAATTCAAGCGGAGGTAGCTTCGCAATTAATGTGTTTTCACAGGGAGTCAATATGAATCGTATCATAGAATTTTTACAAACCTATGGCAAAGTCCAATCCATCTCTAATCCAAAAGTCCTTACCCTTAATAATCAACCCGCCATTATTAGCGTAGGAAGTGTGCTTCGTTATTCGCAAAACACCACCTATCAAACTACTACGCAAGGCACTTCGGTGCAAAATAACTCTCAAGCCTTTCCCTCCGTTTTTGCTGGGATTCTCCTTGATGTAACACCAAGTATCAAAGATGACAAGATTATTCTTAAAATCAACCCCTCTATCACCAAAACAAAAGATATTTCTATTGAAAACCAAACAATCGCCCTAAATGCACCGCCCAATCTTTCTACCAAACAACTTTCTTCGCTTGTGCAAGTTAAAGATGGCGAACAAATTGTGCTTGGAGGCTTGATTGATAAAACAGAAGGGCAAACTACTCGTAAAGTTCCTATTCTTGGCGATATTCCTTTTATCAAGTATTTCTTTAGTTATAAGCAAAACATCAAAGAAACTCAAGAAATGGTTATTGTCATAGCGCCTCATATCGTACGCCTAGATGCCAACAAAATTCCTGCTAATCAAAAAGTAGAGCAAACCCAAGAAACAGATTTTACAGACAATAAAAATATACCAAATTCTCAAAACACGCCACTTCCAACAGAAACACCAAAGGAACAATAA
- the ruvC gene encoding crossover junction endodeoxyribonuclease RuvC — MHILGIDPGSRNCGYAIINYTPHTHSLRLIEAGIIKIKERDLQAQIMEFVEGIDLVIKSIHIDEVAIEDIFFAYNPQSVIKLAQFRGALSLKILQEIGNFAEYTPLQVKKAITGNGKADKTQVAFMVKRILGLKGEIKPLDITDAIAIAITHSQRIGANDAHSTPNLQCAMPLESLSANSSKGCV; from the coding sequence TTGCATATCTTAGGTATAGACCCCGGAAGTAGAAATTGTGGTTATGCAATTATCAATTACACGCCCCACACACATTCGCTTAGACTTATTGAAGCAGGCATTATCAAAATCAAAGAGCGTGATTTACAAGCCCAAATTATGGAGTTTGTAGAAGGCATTGACTTGGTAATTAAAAGCATTCATATTGATGAGGTAGCGATTGAAGATATATTTTTTGCTTACAACCCTCAAAGTGTCATCAAACTTGCTCAATTCCGGGGCGCATTAAGTCTAAAAATTCTCCAAGAGATTGGAAATTTTGCCGAATACACACCACTACAAGTCAAAAAAGCAATCACAGGTAATGGCAAAGCAGATAAAACCCAAGTTGCATTTATGGTGAAGCGCATTTTGGGGCTCAAAGGTGAAATCAAGCCTCTTGATATTACAGATGCAATTGCTATTGCTATTACGCATTCTCAACGTATCGGGGCAAATGATGCTCATTCCACACCCAATCTCCAATGTGCAATGCCCTTAGAATCTCTTTCTGCCAATTCTTCTAAAGGCTGTGTATGA